Proteins encoded by one window of Salirhabdus salicampi:
- a CDS encoding DUF2621 family protein has product MMSDLFMFFIIIWSFIMLGLLTIGGYFMFRKFLKRLPKEDGKSIIDWEEYYVNETIHLWGEPEKQLLNELVEPVPQLFRDVAKQKIASKIGELALKRNVDYISQDIIIEGYIKATPKRDHKFLIQTLLEKNIDIQPYEALLDK; this is encoded by the coding sequence ATTATGTCAGATTTATTTATGTTTTTTATCATTATTTGGTCATTTATTATGTTAGGCTTACTAACCATTGGCGGCTATTTTATGTTTCGAAAATTTTTAAAAAGGTTACCAAAGGAAGATGGAAAATCCATCATTGACTGGGAAGAGTACTATGTTAACGAAACGATTCACTTATGGGGAGAACCTGAAAAACAGCTTTTAAACGAGCTTGTTGAACCTGTTCCTCAATTATTTCGTGATGTAGCGAAACAAAAAATTGCAAGTAAAATTGGTGAACTGGCTTTAAAGCGAAATGTGGACTATATTTCACAGGACATTATTATTGAAGGTTATATCAAAGCTACACCAAAACGTGACCATAAATTTTTAATTCAAACGTTACTTGAAAAAAATATCGATATCCAACCTTATGAGGCTCTCTTGGATAAATAA
- a CDS encoding CcdC family protein has product MFWAIASTAAAFMMATLMIMIRLRAAKRPATVKKIVLPPLFMSTGACMFFFPMFQISWSKVIEALLVGVLFSTLLIITSTFEIKGKDIYLKPSKAFIFILFGLLILRIVLKLIIGQSISLTETSSMFFLLAFGMIISWRIAMLIKFLKLKKALLDEQQSISEFAQQK; this is encoded by the coding sequence ATGTTTTGGGCAATAGCCAGTACTGCTGCAGCATTTATGATGGCAACATTAATGATTATGATTCGACTTCGGGCTGCGAAAAGGCCAGCAACAGTAAAGAAAATTGTGTTACCACCGTTATTTATGAGCACTGGTGCATGTATGTTTTTCTTTCCTATGTTTCAAATAAGCTGGTCAAAAGTTATTGAAGCGCTGTTAGTTGGTGTCCTCTTTTCTACATTACTCATTATTACTTCAACGTTTGAAATTAAGGGAAAAGATATATATTTAAAACCTTCCAAGGCTTTTATTTTTATTCTATTTGGATTGTTAATTTTACGTATAGTACTAAAGTTAATCATCGGGCAAAGTATTTCTCTTACAGAAACAAGTAGTATGTTTTTTTTATTAGCTTTTGGCATGATTATTAGTTGGCGCATAGCGATGCTTATTAAATTTCTTAAATTAAAAAAAGCACTTCTTGATGAGCAACAATCTATTAGTGAATTTGCTCAACAAAAATAA
- a CDS encoding response regulator: protein MGRVLIVDDAKFMRVTLSNMLQGAGHEVVGQAVNGNDAIEKYIHLQPDLVTMDITMPELNGIEATKAILKHDPNAKVLMCSAVGQQKTVIEAIQLGAKDFIVKPFDEDRVMDTINQVLHT, encoded by the coding sequence TTGGGGAGAGTATTAATCGTTGATGACGCAAAATTTATGAGGGTTACCTTATCCAACATGCTCCAAGGAGCTGGGCATGAGGTCGTCGGACAAGCTGTAAATGGAAACGATGCAATAGAAAAATATATCCACTTACAACCGGATTTAGTAACGATGGATATTACGATGCCAGAGTTAAACGGTATTGAAGCAACGAAAGCGATTTTAAAGCATGACCCGAACGCAAAAGTTTTAATGTGCTCTGCTGTGGGACAACAGAAAACGGTTATTGAGGCTATCCAACTAGGTGCAAAGGATTTTATTGTGAAACCGTTTGATGAAGATCGAGTTATGGATACGATTAATCAAGTATTACATACATAA
- a CDS encoding Na(+)/H(+) antiporter subunit B, with the protein MLKPNDLILRTTTALIAFILLGFSVYLFLAGHNAPGGGFIGGLMTAAAIVLMYMTYGYATIRKIIPLNFRLLVPVGLLIATLSGVGAFFFDKPFLTQGFDYFDFPFFGKVELATALIFDLGVYFTVVGVTLTIILTIANDRSD; encoded by the coding sequence ATGTTGAAACCGAATGACTTAATCTTACGTACAACGACAGCATTAATCGCCTTTATTTTATTAGGTTTTTCAGTATACTTGTTTCTAGCTGGACACAATGCTCCTGGTGGTGGGTTCATAGGTGGTCTTATGACAGCAGCTGCCATTGTCTTAATGTACATGACATACGGCTACGCCACAATTCGAAAAATTATTCCGCTTAACTTCCGTCTTTTAGTACCGGTTGGACTATTAATTGCAACGTTATCTGGAGTAGGTGCATTTTTCTTTGACAAACCGTTTTTAACTCAAGGGTTTGACTACTTTGATTTCCCTTTCTTTGGAAAGGTAGAATTAGCAACTGCATTGATTTTTGATTTAGGAGTTTATTTTACGGTTGTTGGAGTAACGCTTACCATTATATTAACGATTGCAAATGACCGTTCAGATTAG
- a CDS encoding cytochrome c biogenesis CcdA family protein, translated as MTEVNIFLAFGAGFLSFISPCVLPLYPVFLSYITGMSVDELKSENALLKKRSMLHTIFFLLGFSSIFVMIGFATYTIGEFLIEYKTYIRQLGAILMVFFGFVMIGFFNFQFLLKERRVSFKHRPSGYLGSAFIGMAFSMSWTPCTGPILGAVIAMAYTNPELGLTLMIAYSLGFSIPFLLLSFFIGKMDWIKRNSVKLVTVGGYIMIFLGIMLFFDWMRILTNYLANLFGFTGF; from the coding sequence ATGACAGAAGTTAATATATTTTTAGCATTTGGGGCTGGCTTCCTATCATTTATATCCCCATGTGTGCTACCACTTTACCCTGTATTTCTATCTTATATTACAGGAATGAGTGTTGACGAATTAAAATCAGAAAACGCATTGTTGAAAAAGAGAAGCATGCTTCATACAATTTTCTTTTTATTAGGATTTTCCTCCATTTTTGTTATGATTGGTTTTGCAACGTATACTATAGGAGAGTTCTTAATTGAGTATAAAACATATATACGGCAACTTGGTGCCATTTTAATGGTGTTTTTTGGTTTTGTCATGATTGGTTTCTTCAACTTTCAATTCTTATTGAAAGAAAGACGAGTATCTTTTAAACATCGCCCTTCCGGGTATCTTGGATCTGCATTCATTGGTATGGCCTTCTCTATGAGTTGGACGCCATGCACAGGTCCAATACTTGGAGCAGTTATCGCCATGGCTTACACGAATCCAGAGTTAGGTTTGACGCTGATGATCGCTTATTCTCTTGGTTTTTCTATACCATTTCTTCTCTTATCGTTCTTTATTGGGAAAATGGACTGGATTAAACGAAACAGTGTTAAGTTAGTGACAGTCGGTGGTTACATTATGATTTTCCTCGGAATTATGTTATTTTTTGATTGGATGCGCATTCTTACGAATTATTTAGCAAACTTATTTGGATTTACGGGGTTTTAA
- a CDS encoding YneF family protein, with product MSTLWVVLIAIITLLAGIALGFFIARKYMMNYLKKNPPINEQMLRTMMMQMGQKPSQKKIKQMMRAMSNQMDNK from the coding sequence ATGAGTACGTTATGGGTAGTATTAATCGCTATTATTACTTTATTGGCCGGTATTGCCTTAGGGTTTTTTATTGCTAGAAAATATATGATGAACTACTTGAAGAAAAACCCTCCAATTAATGAACAAATGCTTCGCACGATGATGATGCAAATGGGACAGAAGCCGTCACAAAAGAAAATCAAACAAATGATGCGTGCCATGAGCAACCAAATGGATAATAAATAG